The following proteins come from a genomic window of Synechococcus sp. BIOS-E4-1:
- a CDS encoding NfeD family protein — protein sequence MTWTYLFCLIAGGVLITLSIAGESDSIMDGDAATGIAEGGNPAVVFSTSFWSFSLAGFGLCGLLLQLFEETTASRFNLPIALLLGVSLGLCASLTLRVLARRDANTVVLSGDLIGLEAKVTLPLNERQRGFVETSVRGSLVRRAARSACGPLERGQNVVILRCEGNTLIVDAMDMVS from the coding sequence ATGACCTGGACCTATCTCTTTTGCCTTATCGCAGGCGGAGTGTTGATCACACTTTCGATCGCTGGTGAATCGGACAGCATCATGGATGGCGATGCTGCGACCGGAATCGCTGAAGGTGGCAATCCTGCTGTTGTTTTCAGCACATCGTTCTGGTCTTTTTCACTGGCCGGGTTTGGGCTCTGTGGGTTATTGCTGCAGTTGTTCGAAGAAACAACAGCTTCCCGCTTCAATCTGCCCATCGCACTGCTGCTTGGAGTCAGCCTGGGGTTGTGTGCTTCGCTTACGCTGCGCGTTCTGGCTCGGCGTGATGCCAATACGGTCGTGCTTTCCGGAGACCTGATCGGACTGGAAGCCAAAGTGACCCTGCCGCTGAATGAACGTCAGCGTGGGTTTGTGGAGACATCGGTGCGTGGCAGTCTGGTGCGACGAGCAGCTCGCAGTGCCTGTGGTCCTTTGGAGCGAGGCCAGAACGTTGTGATTTTGCGTTGTGAGGGCAACACATTGATTGTGGATGCCATGGACATGGTCAGCTGA
- a CDS encoding extracellular solute-binding protein has protein sequence MLRNSALATTTLLAAGLLLQGCIQEKSTTTPNISAYGSQVRGGPWLELVSRGKNNQKPPAGTILIWTPDYEGMNPMVQTRIDQTLKNLIQRFQERYNMVNVIWRKYSDSNIYKKYSEKVKEGLGPDLLLAHNFMIPALRKKNEIEAIPANSVRFGELRPKLLKTAGANGTLYAIPFIINLQLLCINKQKARSTPKTFNELLELSRSGISIAIGGNFLETIWGLPGFNAKLFGANKSSAQDLKEGLNNWIKTLRKSDEEPNVALFKNSSLMTKYFAEGKISIINCESIDLPFLRNKLGSENLGISELPSINGKNSEPRLTGASFVLNPFASKSQTKLALRFSNYAISVDQQQQIAINWNSLLPVNKNSDFNQELLPVRTISEKAFAKSSELTDRELETMILNYNAIQEIYQDATAGLIDPVKASNEIIELFESPQ, from the coding sequence GTGCTTCGAAACTCAGCTCTAGCGACAACAACGCTACTGGCCGCTGGCTTACTGCTGCAGGGTTGCATTCAAGAAAAATCAACAACAACTCCCAACATTTCCGCCTATGGAAGCCAGGTCAGGGGAGGGCCATGGCTTGAATTGGTCTCCAGAGGAAAGAACAATCAAAAGCCTCCGGCAGGCACAATCTTGATCTGGACTCCGGACTATGAGGGGATGAACCCAATGGTCCAGACAAGAATAGATCAGACCCTAAAAAATCTAATTCAACGATTTCAAGAAAGATACAACATGGTCAATGTGATCTGGAGAAAATATTCAGACTCAAATATCTACAAGAAGTATTCAGAAAAAGTCAAAGAAGGATTAGGTCCAGACTTATTATTAGCTCATAATTTCATGATCCCAGCGCTCCGCAAAAAGAATGAAATTGAGGCCATACCAGCCAACAGCGTAAGGTTTGGAGAATTACGTCCAAAACTTTTAAAAACCGCGGGGGCTAATGGCACACTCTATGCCATACCATTCATCATTAATCTTCAATTACTTTGCATCAACAAGCAAAAAGCAAGAAGTACACCTAAAACATTTAATGAGCTGCTTGAACTTTCCAGATCAGGGATTTCGATCGCAATAGGGGGAAATTTCCTTGAAACAATATGGGGACTGCCAGGATTTAACGCGAAATTATTTGGAGCCAACAAGAGCTCTGCTCAGGACCTCAAAGAGGGTCTGAATAATTGGATCAAGACACTCAGAAAAAGTGACGAGGAGCCCAATGTAGCCCTATTCAAAAACTCGTCATTAATGACAAAATATTTTGCAGAAGGAAAAATTAGTATCATTAATTGTGAATCAATTGACCTGCCATTCCTAAGGAATAAGCTTGGTAGCGAAAATCTTGGAATCAGTGAACTGCCAAGTATTAATGGTAAAAACTCCGAGCCAAGACTGACTGGAGCATCCTTTGTATTGAATCCATTCGCAAGCAAGAGCCAAACAAAACTTGCCTTGCGATTCAGCAATTACGCAATCAGCGTTGACCAGCAACAACAAATTGCAATCAATTGGAACTCACTTTTACCAGTCAACAAAAATAGTGACTTTAATCAAGAGCTTCTTCCTGTTCGAACTATATCAGAAAAGGCTTTCGCTAAATCATCGGAGTTGACAGACAGAGAACTAGAAACAATGATCTTGAACTACAACGCCATTCAGGAGATCTATCAAGATGCAACAGCGGGATTAATCGACCCAGTTAAGGCCAGTAATGAAATCATTGAACTATTTGAGAGTCCGCAATGA
- a CDS encoding mechanosensitive ion channel family protein, protein MTTASQINLEPITQFSNELWHAVSRPAVSIQILIIIISISIGFIVASKVRINIKRLKAPIKPRATAASIALIVLTIIYAIMEITRRPNGLIQHAWAILLAYTILNILFQSLTHSVSKDKAEKLNQYKTRLFMPALIGYLLFIVIQTFGDPSSLLGAPIIQLFGTPFNIGDGLSITIGLYLWVNLSSFMTQILEWFLGSNKTENREVSKAIFILIRYGLVGFGIFVIIGTIGISPTVFGLITGGLSVGIGLGLKEIISNFVSGIWLLMEGSTKPGDVINLNLLDSSGEAFQIAEVTDCGLRAVTVTNQSDHCERIIPNNLFFTNQITTYTKNHNIIARKSYFGVSYGSDPNQVIELITEVVTSHPEVLANPAPSTVFVAYGDSSLDFYVKFFIQDVKGGIRVTSEINLRIWKKLKENSIEIPFPQRTLHIPDPLDIRYKDSEQDSSP, encoded by the coding sequence ATGACCACAGCAAGTCAAATCAATTTAGAACCCATTACTCAATTCAGTAACGAGCTTTGGCATGCTGTGAGTCGGCCAGCTGTAAGCATCCAGATTCTAATTATTATCATCAGCATATCAATTGGTTTCATTGTTGCATCAAAAGTGAGAATCAATATTAAACGCCTAAAAGCCCCGATCAAGCCGAGGGCCACAGCAGCCTCAATAGCACTTATTGTATTAACAATAATCTACGCAATAATGGAAATAACACGACGGCCTAATGGACTCATTCAACATGCATGGGCAATATTACTGGCTTATACAATACTCAATATTTTATTTCAATCGCTAACTCATTCGGTCAGTAAAGATAAAGCCGAAAAATTAAATCAGTACAAAACGAGGCTTTTCATGCCTGCTTTGATTGGATATCTTCTCTTTATCGTAATTCAAACATTTGGAGATCCATCATCATTGCTTGGCGCGCCGATCATCCAACTCTTTGGTACCCCTTTTAATATTGGCGATGGATTATCAATAACAATTGGTCTATATTTATGGGTTAACCTATCGTCATTCATGACGCAAATACTTGAATGGTTTTTGGGGTCGAATAAAACAGAAAACAGGGAGGTATCGAAAGCCATTTTCATCTTAATTCGTTATGGCCTAGTTGGCTTCGGTATATTTGTCATCATTGGGACAATTGGCATTAGTCCAACAGTATTTGGCTTAATTACTGGCGGTCTCTCTGTGGGTATTGGTCTTGGACTCAAGGAGATTATTAGTAACTTCGTTAGTGGCATTTGGTTACTCATGGAAGGTTCGACCAAACCAGGGGATGTGATTAATCTGAACCTTCTGGATAGCTCAGGGGAAGCGTTTCAAATCGCTGAAGTCACAGATTGCGGCTTAAGGGCAGTCACTGTGACAAATCAAAGTGATCATTGCGAGAGAATCATTCCTAACAACCTATTTTTCACAAATCAAATCACTACGTATACCAAAAACCACAACATTATTGCCAGAAAATCTTATTTTGGTGTGAGCTATGGGAGTGACCCAAATCAAGTGATCGAGTTGATTACAGAGGTTGTGACATCACACCCAGAAGTTCTTGCAAATCCAGCACCATCAACGGTGTTTGTTGCCTATGGCGATTCAAGCCTGGATTTTTATGTAAAATTCTTTATTCAGGATGTGAAGGGAGGCATTCGCGTTACAAGCGAGATCAATTTAAGGATTTGGAAAAAACTGAAAGAAAACTCGATCGAAATACCATTTCCCCAGCGCACCCTTCATATCCCAGACCCGCTTGATATAAGATACAAAGATTCTGAGCAAGACTCATCACCATAA
- a CDS encoding ferritin: MTNSATQATITIPVGPAGRAMAEPMSSELLDLMEAHLNLERQSAADYLAAAIWFAERELTGFAEHLRDEAKQEQEHAAKFADYLISRGQRPVLDTIEPPRQQWPDVEQVIANVFRMEADVTASVLQLYGTAEKDIDRRTTVFLDAIVDAQRLSEHEAAYLLGRVKFAAGNPAAVMIIDAELREGEAEPAKLEG; the protein is encoded by the coding sequence ATGACAAATTCCGCCACCCAGGCCACCATCACCATTCCCGTCGGCCCTGCAGGCCGTGCCATGGCCGAACCCATGTCCAGCGAACTGCTCGACCTGATGGAAGCCCATCTCAACCTTGAGCGTCAGTCAGCTGCTGATTACTTGGCTGCTGCGATCTGGTTTGCTGAACGTGAACTGACCGGCTTTGCCGAGCATCTCCGCGATGAGGCCAAGCAGGAGCAGGAGCACGCCGCCAAGTTTGCTGACTATCTGATCTCCAGAGGTCAGCGCCCTGTGCTCGACACGATCGAACCACCCCGCCAGCAATGGCCTGATGTGGAGCAGGTGATCGCCAATGTCTTCCGCATGGAAGCTGATGTCACCGCCTCGGTGCTGCAGCTTTACGGCACTGCTGAAAAGGACATTGACCGCCGCACCACTGTGTTCCTCGACGCAATCGTTGATGCTCAGCGTCTTTCTGAGCACGAAGCCGCTTACCTGCTGGGTCGCGTCAAGTTCGCTGCCGGCAACCCTGCTGCCGTGATGATCATCGACGCAGAACTGAGGGAAGGCGAAGCCGAGCCCGCCAAACTCGAAGGCTGA
- a CDS encoding YnfA family protein produces the protein MTSDELDGLENQSVGDAVSQQSVETSLVWTPQTIALSILLFIAAGLLEVGGGWLVWQTVREDKNWTYAAAGVIALIGYGFVPCLQPTSDFGRVYAIYGGFFIVLAFAWAKQFDGYLPDLGDLIGAGIALCGVLVIMLWPR, from the coding sequence GTGACAAGTGACGAACTCGATGGTCTTGAAAATCAATCTGTCGGTGATGCAGTCAGTCAACAGTCCGTGGAGACTTCATTAGTCTGGACGCCTCAGACGATTGCTTTATCGATCCTCCTGTTCATTGCTGCTGGGCTTCTTGAAGTCGGAGGCGGTTGGCTCGTTTGGCAAACAGTCAGAGAAGACAAAAATTGGACTTATGCCGCTGCCGGAGTCATTGCACTGATTGGCTATGGATTCGTACCTTGCTTACAGCCTACTTCGGATTTCGGCAGAGTTTATGCTATTTATGGTGGTTTTTTCATTGTTTTAGCCTTTGCCTGGGCTAAACAATTTGATGGATACTTGCCTGATCTGGGTGATTTGATAGGAGCTGGTATTGCTCTCTGTGGAGTTCTTGTTATTATGCTTTGGCCACGTTGA
- a CDS encoding DUF1651 domain-containing protein, whose translation MPRGEVWLVNGDQLLIVHFKPDSSMTHGHWVELRTYVWSRPQPPVPQSRRKLSNQNASEIWKHMIKVGWRLCAAPVC comes from the coding sequence ATGCCTCGTGGAGAAGTCTGGCTTGTGAATGGCGACCAACTACTGATTGTTCACTTCAAACCTGACTCTTCGATGACCCATGGGCATTGGGTGGAGTTGAGAACATACGTTTGGAGCCGTCCCCAACCGCCTGTGCCTCAGTCCAGACGAAAGCTGTCAAACCAGAACGCCAGTGAAATCTGGAAGCACATGATTAAAGTTGGATGGCGTCTATGCGCTGCACCAGTATGCTAA
- a CDS encoding cation-translocating P-type ATPase has translation MNSGSTARSDPGSEMILSIPGMDCTNEQLEIEAALDGMEGISNPLFNLSKRTLVLSGKPQALTTARVLIQKIGYRVEVIADVDQARSVQKISWNRLLFSLFFAVLAEILELLSSGATVQRALVVLSSLIAIFLAGLPVYLQGISALRRIKLNMNALMSVAVTGACLIGYWPEAAMVMSLFSIAEELESQASNRARNAISRLGELAPDFAHVQMSDRSWKSVAVKNIRVANLVRVDAGDRIPLDGVIQAGQSSVDQSSVTGESLPVEKLVGDQVFAGTLNTTGSFIFRVSSLESESTIARIIRGVEEAQASRAPMQRLVDRFAAKYTPAVFCLAIAVAVLSPVFFDITVLNAIYRSLVLLVIACPCALVIATPVTLVSGLTAAARRGIVIKGGLFLEQVPRLKTIAFDKTGTLTIGYPVLVELQSLIDDDQLVWLKQCCVSLALQSKHPVSRAIAAGIDAEQLQVEEFEALIGKGLTALINNQRIYLGNRRWLNEIVPMDAHIQSLIMSHESAGRSVSLLADSEHILALLAVADQPRPTSARAIDLLHRMKIRTVMLSGDNKISANLIATQIGIDQVLSDLLPEQKLLALKDLQAESPTGMVGDGINDAPALAGAQIGFAMGAAGSDAAMEAADVVIMDDDPRRLVDVIQISRQTLHVLWQNIAIIVLIKGSFLLLALLGYATMWQAVFADMGTSLIVVFNSLRLLATSSSAISPSFS, from the coding sequence ATGAATTCTGGCTCTACGGCTCGTTCAGATCCTGGTTCAGAAATGATTTTGTCTATCCCTGGAATGGATTGTACCAATGAGCAGCTTGAAATTGAGGCTGCTCTTGATGGGATGGAAGGCATCAGCAACCCACTCTTCAACCTTTCCAAGCGCACCTTGGTTCTATCGGGTAAGCCTCAAGCTCTGACAACAGCACGAGTTTTGATTCAAAAAATAGGCTATAGGGTTGAGGTGATTGCTGATGTTGATCAGGCTAGAAGTGTTCAAAAGATTTCTTGGAATCGTTTGTTATTTTCACTCTTTTTTGCTGTTCTTGCTGAAATCCTAGAACTTTTATCCTCTGGAGCAACAGTTCAGCGAGCGCTGGTCGTTTTAAGCTCTTTAATCGCCATTTTTTTGGCTGGTTTGCCTGTATACCTTCAGGGCATTTCAGCTTTGCGAAGGATCAAACTGAATATGAACGCTTTGATGTCAGTTGCAGTGACTGGTGCATGTCTTATTGGGTATTGGCCTGAGGCGGCAATGGTCATGTCCTTATTCTCAATTGCTGAGGAGTTGGAATCTCAGGCCTCTAATCGAGCAAGAAATGCTATCTCCAGGCTTGGCGAACTAGCTCCTGATTTTGCTCATGTGCAAATGAGTGACCGCAGTTGGAAGAGTGTTGCTGTGAAGAACATCAGGGTTGCCAATCTGGTCAGAGTCGATGCTGGTGACAGGATTCCACTTGATGGTGTTATACAAGCAGGTCAAAGTTCCGTTGATCAGTCATCCGTTACCGGAGAAAGCTTGCCTGTAGAAAAGCTTGTTGGTGATCAAGTATTTGCTGGAACTCTTAATACAACCGGCTCTTTTATTTTCCGTGTTTCATCGCTTGAGTCTGAAAGTACCATTGCTCGAATCATTCGTGGAGTTGAGGAAGCACAGGCTTCTCGGGCTCCGATGCAACGTCTTGTTGATCGATTTGCGGCCAAATATACACCTGCTGTTTTTTGTTTGGCCATTGCTGTTGCTGTTTTGTCTCCTGTTTTTTTCGATATTACTGTTCTCAATGCTATCTACAGGTCATTGGTTTTGCTTGTGATTGCATGTCCATGTGCACTTGTTATCGCCACACCTGTCACGCTTGTCAGTGGTTTGACGGCTGCAGCGAGAAGAGGAATTGTAATCAAAGGTGGACTTTTCCTTGAACAAGTTCCAAGACTTAAAACTATTGCATTCGACAAGACTGGAACCCTTACTATTGGATATCCTGTATTGGTTGAGTTGCAATCATTGATTGACGATGATCAATTAGTTTGGCTCAAGCAGTGTTGTGTATCACTGGCTCTGCAATCAAAACATCCTGTATCGCGTGCAATCGCTGCAGGTATCGATGCGGAGCAACTCCAGGTGGAAGAATTTGAGGCTCTGATTGGTAAGGGTTTAACAGCTCTGATCAATAACCAACGGATCTACCTTGGTAATCGTCGCTGGCTTAACGAGATCGTTCCCATGGATGCGCATATTCAATCGTTGATTATGAGTCACGAGAGCGCAGGTCGAAGTGTGTCTCTACTTGCCGACAGTGAGCATATTCTGGCTTTGTTGGCTGTTGCTGATCAGCCTCGCCCAACATCAGCACGAGCAATTGATCTCCTCCATCGAATGAAGATCAGAACAGTTATGCTTAGCGGGGACAATAAAATTAGTGCCAATTTAATTGCAACTCAGATTGGCATTGATCAAGTTCTAAGCGATCTTCTCCCTGAACAGAAATTGCTCGCCTTAAAAGATTTGCAGGCTGAATCTCCAACGGGAATGGTAGGAGACGGCATCAACGACGCTCCTGCTTTGGCAGGAGCACAGATTGGCTTTGCGATGGGTGCAGCGGGTAGCGATGCGGCGATGGAGGCTGCTGATGTTGTGATCATGGATGACGACCCAAGGCGGCTCGTGGATGTCATTCAGATTTCTCGTCAGACTTTGCATGTTCTTTGGCAAAATATCGCGATAATTGTGCTTATCAAAGGTTCGTTTCTTTTGTTGGCTCTGCTTGGCTACGCAACAATGTGGCAAGCCGTTTTCGCCGATATGGGCACCAGCTTGATTGTAGTGTTTAATAGTTTGCGTCTTCTTGCTACTTCGTCTTCTGCTATTTCCCCTTCTTTTTCCTGA
- a CDS encoding flotillin family protein, translated as MHNSLAIEPVPVLAQRQPSSNPAAAVVTIGSSVFVVIVALTLISRWMIRICRPNEMLVVTGSKSNQGNQGVKGYRVVANGGCTFVKPILETARRMDVTLLPVLVEVNNAYSKGGTPLNIQAIANVKVSTDPEVRNNAIERFLGRDNKEIVQVAKENLEGNLRSVLAQLTPEQVNEDRLRFAEQIADEVGEDLRRLGLQLDTLKIQSVYDDVDYLNSISRRRVAQIVRDAEIAEAEAIGQAERIEAEMEEVAEVVRTEADTVVLEKDNDVRTKVAKMEKQARSEEERTEAAELEARARAEQQLQKVRAELERLRLKAEAVLPSKAQQKAQELRARGQAAATAEDVKASALVNDMLTQVWEDAGNTAELVFLLQQIEMVLQQATRLPAQLQLKRITALDGNDASSLASLVALNHKVVRQFFEQVKEILGVDLIGTLSSTGVK; from the coding sequence ATGCACAACAGCCTGGCAATCGAACCGGTGCCGGTTCTTGCCCAACGACAACCCAGCAGTAACCCTGCCGCGGCAGTGGTAACGATCGGTTCCAGCGTTTTTGTGGTGATCGTCGCACTCACCCTGATCAGCCGCTGGATGATCCGCATCTGCAGGCCCAATGAAATGCTGGTAGTGACCGGCTCCAAATCCAATCAGGGCAATCAGGGGGTCAAGGGCTACCGCGTCGTAGCCAATGGCGGCTGCACCTTTGTGAAACCGATTCTTGAAACAGCACGTCGCATGGACGTCACCTTGCTGCCAGTACTGGTGGAGGTGAATAACGCCTATTCCAAGGGCGGTACTCCTCTCAATATTCAGGCGATCGCCAATGTCAAAGTCAGCACTGACCCGGAGGTCCGCAACAACGCGATCGAACGGTTTCTGGGCCGTGATAACAAGGAGATCGTGCAGGTCGCCAAGGAAAACCTGGAGGGCAACCTTCGCAGTGTTCTGGCGCAGCTGACCCCTGAGCAGGTCAATGAAGACCGCCTGCGTTTTGCTGAGCAGATCGCCGATGAAGTCGGCGAGGATCTGCGCAGGCTGGGGCTGCAGCTCGACACCCTGAAGATTCAGAGTGTCTACGACGATGTCGACTATCTCAATTCGATCAGCCGAAGGCGAGTAGCCCAGATCGTGCGAGACGCTGAAATCGCTGAAGCAGAAGCCATCGGTCAAGCCGAACGGATTGAAGCCGAGATGGAGGAGGTGGCTGAGGTGGTCCGTACAGAAGCTGACACTGTGGTGCTTGAAAAAGACAACGACGTTCGCACCAAAGTCGCCAAGATGGAGAAACAGGCCCGCTCGGAGGAGGAGCGGACTGAAGCCGCCGAATTGGAGGCCAGAGCTCGTGCTGAGCAACAACTACAGAAGGTGCGCGCTGAGCTGGAGCGTCTGCGTCTGAAAGCTGAAGCAGTTCTTCCATCGAAGGCTCAGCAAAAAGCACAGGAGCTGCGGGCTCGTGGTCAGGCGGCTGCCACTGCAGAGGATGTCAAAGCCAGCGCCCTGGTCAACGACATGCTCACTCAGGTCTGGGAAGACGCCGGCAACACAGCTGAGCTTGTCTTCCTGCTGCAACAGATTGAGATGGTGCTTCAGCAAGCAACACGACTGCCCGCCCAGTTGCAGCTCAAACGCATCACGGCGCTCGATGGCAATGACGCGTCGAGCCTGGCCAGCCTGGTGGCCTTGAACCACAAAGTGGTTCGTCAATTCTTCGAGCAGGTCAAGGAGATCCTTGGCGTTGATCTGATTGGAACCTTGTCCTCAACTGGAGTGAAGTGA
- a CDS encoding flotillin family protein, protein MFFAVGLTGAAGVWAFVVLLRQLYYICQPSEVLIFAGLGKTTGDGRKVGYRTVRGGSALRIPVLEEVMRLDLSNMIIELRVENAYSKGGIPLNVAGVANIKISGDEPGIHNAIERLIGKTQDEIRHIAKETLEGNLRGVMASLTPEQLNEDKITFARTLLEEAEDDLQKLGLVLDTLQIQNISDDVRYLDSIGRKQLVELKRDSRIAEAEATSQSAVKQAENERITSLRRLDKELAVATANAQKRIKDALTRRDALVAEVDAKVGAELARAEAELPVQEERIKQVMQQLEADVIAPAESECETMMADAKGSAASIIEQGRSQAEGLQELVTSLKRSGSDAKRLFLLQKLEPLLTMLSDTVQPIEVEEVSLIGERDGQMNLSIATLLRQLQDSTGLHLTDTRDKTSMNQASNTGSDPASS, encoded by the coding sequence ATGTTTTTTGCAGTTGGTCTCACTGGAGCCGCAGGAGTTTGGGCGTTTGTCGTGCTTTTGCGTCAGCTCTATTACATCTGTCAGCCCAGCGAAGTACTGATTTTTGCTGGCTTGGGCAAAACAACCGGAGATGGGCGCAAAGTGGGCTATCGCACCGTGAGGGGAGGCAGTGCTCTACGCATCCCCGTTCTGGAAGAGGTGATGCGACTCGACCTCAGCAACATGATCATCGAGTTGCGCGTGGAGAACGCCTACTCCAAAGGAGGCATCCCATTAAATGTCGCCGGAGTCGCCAACATCAAGATTTCGGGTGATGAACCTGGAATCCACAACGCGATCGAACGCCTGATTGGCAAAACTCAGGATGAAATTCGTCACATTGCCAAAGAAACACTGGAAGGGAATCTGCGAGGTGTGATGGCAAGCCTGACTCCGGAACAACTCAATGAAGACAAGATCACATTTGCCAGAACCTTATTGGAGGAGGCGGAGGATGATCTCCAGAAGCTAGGACTGGTCCTCGACACTCTCCAGATCCAGAACATCTCAGATGATGTGCGCTACCTGGATTCAATCGGTCGCAAACAACTGGTCGAGCTGAAGCGGGACTCTCGGATCGCAGAAGCGGAAGCCACCTCTCAATCAGCGGTGAAGCAAGCTGAGAATGAACGCATCACTTCGCTGCGTCGCCTCGACAAAGAGCTCGCTGTAGCGACTGCTAATGCTCAGAAGCGCATCAAGGATGCACTCACTCGCCGAGATGCTCTGGTAGCCGAGGTCGATGCAAAGGTGGGCGCTGAACTAGCTCGCGCTGAAGCTGAATTACCCGTCCAAGAAGAACGGATCAAGCAGGTGATGCAGCAGCTCGAAGCCGATGTGATTGCACCAGCAGAATCCGAATGCGAAACAATGATGGCGGATGCAAAGGGTTCAGCAGCTTCCATTATTGAGCAGGGGAGATCGCAAGCAGAGGGCCTTCAGGAACTCGTGACCTCACTCAAACGGTCCGGCTCTGATGCCAAACGTCTGTTCCTGTTGCAGAAGCTGGAGCCACTACTCACGATGCTGAGCGATACGGTCCAGCCCATCGAAGTGGAAGAGGTTTCCTTGATAGGAGAGCGTGATGGACAAATGAACCTCTCGATCGCCACCTTACTGCGCCAACTTCAAGACAGCACGGGCTTACACCTAACCGACACCAGAGACAAAACATCAATGAATCAGGCTTCAAACACTGGATCCGATCCTGCTTCCAGCTGA
- a CDS encoding cupin domain-containing protein produces the protein MKDSTLHYFWRVWVNEEGESCQTRNLFKNHEKTIFAMGTSPIWSAVHYSGAATIITLLLMPKEVKNWHENPKPQWIIPLKGRWGVETMDGMVVEMGPGDISFGGDQGTRGRQGHRSWAIGDTPVELLLIPGL, from the coding sequence ATGAAAGATTCAACTCTTCACTACTTCTGGCGAGTTTGGGTGAATGAAGAGGGTGAAAGTTGTCAAACCAGGAATTTATTCAAAAACCACGAGAAAACTATCTTTGCTATGGGAACAAGTCCAATATGGAGTGCGGTGCACTACAGCGGCGCTGCCACAATCATCACGCTCCTGTTAATGCCGAAAGAGGTCAAGAATTGGCACGAAAATCCCAAGCCTCAATGGATCATTCCCTTGAAGGGTAGGTGGGGCGTGGAAACAATGGATGGAATGGTTGTTGAAATGGGACCAGGAGACATCAGTTTCGGTGGAGATCAAGGAACACGAGGACGTCAAGGTCACCGCTCATGGGCCATCGGGGACACACCGGTAGAGTTGTTATTAATTCCAGGTCTCTGA